The Mangrovimonas cancribranchiae nucleotide sequence AATGATTTAATGACCGACTCTCAAGAGTGGTGGCCAGCAGATTTTGGTCATTACGGTGGATTGTTTATCCGAATGGCTTGGCACAGTGCCGGAACCTATCGTATTGGCGATGGTCGTGGAGGAGCAGGAGCAGGGCAACAGCGTTTTGCACCATTAAATAGTTGGCCAGATAATGCCAATTTAGATAAGGCAAGAAGATTATTATGGCCCATAAAACAAAAATATGGGAAAAACATTTCCTGGGCAGACCTTATGGTTTTAGCAGGTAATGTCGCTTTAGAGTCCATGGGCTTTAAAACGTTTGGTTTTGCAGGAGGAAGAGAAGATGTTTGGGAGCCCGAAGAAGACGTTTATTGGGGATCAGAAACCGAATGGTTAGATGATAAAAGATATTCAGGAGAACGAGATTTAGAAGATCCGTTGGCAGCTGTTGTTATGGGGCTAATTTATGTAGATCCTGAAGGGCCTAATGGTAATGGTGATCCTGTTTCGGCGGCAGTAGATATTCGGGAGACCTTTAAGCGTATGGCGATGAACGATGAAGAAACTGTAGCATTAATAGCTGGAGGACATTCCTTTGGTAAAACGCATGGTATGGCAGATCCTAGTAAATATGTTGGTCCAGAACCAGAAGCAGCTTCAATGGAGACACAAGGTTTTGGTTGGATGAGTAGTTTTAATACAGGTAAAGGTAAGGACGCTATAACTGGCGGACCAGAAGTAACATGGACGCAAACCCCAACACAATGGAGTAATCTGTTTTTTAAAAATTTATTTGAATATGAATGGGAAAAAACAAAAAGTCCTGCTGGAGCAATTCAATGGGTAGCAAAAGATGCTGAAGCTAGTATTCCTGATGCTTTTGATGGTTCTAAAAAACATAAACCAACCATGTTAACTACAGATTTGTCATTACGTTTTGATCTTGAATATGAAAAGATTTCTAGACGTTTTTACGAAAATCCAGATGAATTTGCCGATGCTTTTGCAAAAGCCTGGTATAAATTAACCCATCGCGATATGGGGCCAACGTCTAGGTATTTAGGCCCAGAAGTGCCAAATGAGGAATTAATTTGGCAAGATCCAATTCCTGTTGTAAATCATGAGTTAGTTTCTACTGAAGATATCACAAACCTTAAAGAAAAAATAACTAATACAGGATTATCGGTGTCAGATTTAGTTTCTACTGCTTGGGCTTCGGCTTCTACATTTCGTGGTTCAGATAAGCGAGGAGGTGCTAACGGCGCTAGGGTACGACTTGCACCACAAAAAGACTGGGAAGTAAATAATCCTAAAACATTATCAAAAGTATTATCGGTTTTAGAAAGTATTCAAAATGAGTTTAATACCTCAAATGGAAATAAAAAAGTATCCTTAGCTGATTTAATTGTTTTGGCGGGTAATGTTGGTGTTGAGAATGCCGCAAAAAAGGCAAGGTTTAATGTAAATGTATCGTTTGCACCAGGTAGAATGGATGCTTCTCTTGAAGAAACAGATGTTGAAGCTTTTGAATATTTAGAACCAGCGGCCGATGGTTTTAGAAATTATCGCAAAACAAAATTTCCTGTATCTACAGAAGAGTTATTAATAGATAAAGCCAATTTATTAACCTTAACAGCGCCAGAAATGACTGTTTTAGTTGGTGGTATGCGCGTTATGGAGGCCAATTACGATAACTCTAAACATGGTGTGTTTACAAATACTCCTGGAGCGCTTACTAACGATTTCTTCGTGAATTTATTAGATATGAGTACCGAATGGAAATCAACCTCTGAAGATGAAGAAACGTTTGAAGGACGTGACCGAAAGTCGGGAGCGGTAAAATGGACAGGAACACGAGCAGATCTTGTTTTTGGCTCTAACTCTGAGTTAAGAGCATTGGCCGAGGTTTATGCTTCTAACGACTCTAAAGAAAAATTTGTTCACGATTTTGTCTCAGCTTGGGAGAAAGTTATGGAATTAGACCGTTTTGATTTAAAACAATAGATTTTAATAACTATCAAAAAGCAAGCTAATTTAGCTTGCTTTTTTGCTTTAAATTCTCTTTTCAAAAGGTAATATTTAAGGCAATACTCTTAACGTTTTGTTTGGAACTTAGTGTATAAAAGACTGTATATTTGTAACTCGATAACTTACTTTTTTATGCCAACAGACTGTATACCGTTCAAGGACACTAATTACTTTTCAAAACTTATTTGCGATTATCTAGAAGAGAAAGAAGAATTAAAAACATTTTATGGCGAATATCCTTCAATAGAAAACTTTAAAAAACAAATAAAGTTAAAAGAGCATCAGTTTAATCGCGAAGTTAGACTTGTTTTAACAAAAAGCTTGAAAAAACAGTATGCTAAAGTAGATATATCGGCTAAAACAGAAGCTAATATTAAATTATTAGAAAGCGACAAAACCTTTACAGTTACTACTGGTCATCAACTAAACCTCTTTACGGGACCATTATATTTTTTATATAAAATTATATCGACAATTAACCTGTGTAAAGAGCTTAAAAAGGCGTATCCAAACTACAATTTTGTGCCGGTGTATTGGATGGCAACCGAAGATCATGATTTTGATGAAATTAATTACTTCAACTTTGAAGGAAAGAAAATTCAATGGAAAAGATCGAGCTCTGGTGCCGTAGGAAAGTTAGATTTAAGTGGTCTAGAAGGTGTCTACAAGATGTTTTCTAAACAATTAAATAAAAGCAATAATGCAAAACACATTCTTAATTTATTTGAAAACGCTTATTTAAATCACAATAATTTAACCCAAGCAACTAGGTTTCTTGCAAACGAGTTGTTTAAAGAATATGGGTTGGTAATTGTTGATGGCGATGATAAAGCGCTTAAGCAATTGCTTGTGCCGTTTATAAAAGATGAATTATTGCATCAAAAGGGATTTAAAGAAGTCAATCAAACAAGTGATGCTTTAAATAACCTTTCAGACGACTATAAAATACAAGTCACACCAAGAGAGATTAACCTGTTCTATATTAAAGACAATATTCGGGAACGCATAGTTGAAGTAAATGGAGAGTATACTGTTTTAGAAACATCTATAAACTGGACAAAAGAGGCATTGCTTAAAGAAGTCGAATCTTATCCAGAGCGGTTTAGCCCCAATGTTATTTTAAGGCCACTTTATCAAGAAGTTATTTTGCCAAACCTGTGTTATATAGGTGGCGGTGGCGAGCTAGCTTATTGGTTGCAATTAAAATCTAATTTTGAAACACAAAACGTTGTTTTTCCATTGCTTTTATTAAGAAATTCGGCGTTGCTAATCACAGAAAAACAAGAAGAGAAACTTAAAAAACTAAATATATCAATTGAAGATTTGTTTTTAAAACAATCTGATTTAATAACGAAAGTAACTAAACGAGTTTCAAGAATTGATATTGATTTTTCTGCACAAAAAAAACACTTAGAGCAACAGTTTAAAGACCTTTATAAACTAGCCGAACAAACCGATAAATCTTTTCTAGGAGCTGTTGGAGCACAAGAACGTAAGCAAATAAAAGGTTTGGAACATTTAGAGAAACGATTGTTAAAAGCTCAAAAACGAAAATTAAGCGATATATTAAGTCGTGTTGAGTTGTTACAAAACGAGTTATTTCCTAATCAAAGCTTGCAAGAACGTCAAGTTAATTTTTCTGAGTTTTATTTAGAGCATGGAGACCAATTAATTCAGCAGTTAGTATTAAATTTGCAACCTCTAAAGAGTGAGTTTTTAATACTAAAGTTAGAATAACCCATGCATAAAATAGATATCGATTTGGTAGAAATGACCTTAGATGTCATGAAATATGCCATTGATAGAATTTCTGCGACAGAGCATCCCATAGGAAAACCAAAAAAGCTGAAGAACTTAAAAATATTGTTGGCGATACTGTTACACCAAAAGGTATTGGCGGGGAATATGCTTTTAACCTTTGGAGGCAACATCTCTCAAAAGCAAATGTTCCTGTAGATCATCCTAGAAATTTAGCCTTTGTGCCAGCCTCACCAACTCGAGCAGCCATTATGTTTGATTTGGTAACATCGGCTTCAAGTATTCATGGTGCTTATTGGATGGAAGGTGCGGGAGGCATATTTTGTGAAAACGAGGCCATGAGCTGGATTGTATCCTTAACAGGATTGCCAGAAGGAGCGTTTGGTGTGTTTACAAGCGGAGGTACAGCAGCCAATTTATCTGCAATAGTTACTGCGCGTGAACATTGGCGAGAAGATGAAACCTATAAACGTGAAAAGGGGCTAATTATAACCTCTATAGGAGCACATTCTTCAATAAAAGCTATGGCAAAAGTGGCCGATGTTGATATTCTGTTAGTCGATTCTGAAGAAGAATTATCAGGAGACGCCTTGCGCAAAACCATAGATAATTTAAACTTCCATCAACGAAAACGCTTGTTTGCCGTTGTGGCAACTGGAGGAACCACAAATGCAGGAATTATTGATGATTTAGAAGGTATAGCGCAAGTTTGCGAAGATGAAAAACTTTGGTTTCATGTAGATGCAGCATATGGCGGTGGTGCATTGGCAGCCGATTCGGTAAGACACCTTTTTAACGGTATAGAAAGAGCTGATAGTATAACCATCGATCCACATAAATGGATGTTTTCACCTTACGATTGTGGAGCCGTTATTTATAAAGACCCAGAACTAGCTAAAGCAGCACATTCGCAACAAGGGTCGTATCTTGACATTTTTAAAGATGAAGGGGCACATGGTTTTAATCCAACCGATTACCAAATACAACTTACAAGACGTGTTCGTGGGTTACCATTATGGTTTTCTTTAGCCACTCATGGTACAGATAGATACAAAGAAGCTGTGGAACGCGGGTTGGAATTAGCACAAATTGCTGGTAAAATGATTACAGAGCACCCAGATGTCGAGCTAGTTAGAGATCCAAGTTTATCCTGTGTGTTATTTAGACGAAAAGGATGGCAACCAGAAGATTATACCGAGTGGACCTACAAAAACCATAAATCTGGTTTCGCTTTAGTAACCCCTACAAAATGGAAAAACGGCGACACTTTCGAGACCGTTTCTCGTTTTTGCTTTATTAATCCAGATACAACAGAACACGATATCCAAATGATTTTGGATTCCATGAAATAAAAAATACAATCATCAATAGATTATAAAAATCAATTGTTAATTTTGCACATGCAACACAACAACGTACTTATTTTAGATTTCGGTTCGCAGTATACACAGCTTATTGCGCGCCGCGTAAGAGAATTAAATATTTATTGTGAAATTCATCCTTACAACAAGATTCCTAATCATTTAGAAAACTATCACGCCGTTATTTTATCGGGTAGCCCTTTTTCGGTAAGAGCCGAAAATGCGCCACATCCAGATTTAAGTAACATTCGCGGTAAAAAACCTATGCTTGCCGTATGTTACGGAGCACAATATTTAGCACATTTCTCTGGTGGTGAAGTGGCTCCTTCAAATACAAGAGAATATGGTCGTGCCAATTTATCGTTTGTAAAAGAGGATGATTTATTCAACGGAATTTCAAAAGGAAGTCAGGTTTGGATGAGTCATAGCGATACCATTAAAGCTTTACCAACTAATGGCGAACTCTTAGCAAGTACGCATGACGTAGAAAATGCGGCTTATAAAATTAATGGTGAAAAAACTTATGCGTTACAGTTTCATCCTGAAGTGTATCACTCTACAGATGGGAAACAATTATTAGAAAACTTTTTAGTAAATATTGCTGGTGTAAAACAAGATTGGACACCACAATCGTTTGTAGAAGAAACGGTAGATGAGCTAAAATCTAAATTAGGCAATGACAAAGTGGTTCTTGGATTATCTGGAGGAGTAGACTCTTCGGTAGCTGCTATGTTATTACATAAAGCAATAGGGGAAAACCTATATTGTATTTTTGTAAATAATGGCTTACTACGTAAAAATGAGTTTACCGACGTATTAAAACAATATGAAGGAATGGGCTTAAATGTAAAAGGCGTTGATGCTTCGGCACGCTTTTTGGATGCACTTGAAGGCGTAAGCGATCCAGAAAAGAAAAGAAAAATTATAGGTCGCGTATTTATTGAAGTTTTTGATGATGAAGCACATGCTATTAAAGATGTAAAGTGGTTAGCACAAGGAACCATTTATCCTGATGTGATAGAAAGTGTTTCTGCAACAGGTGGACCAAGTGCTACTATAAAAAGTCATCATAATGTAGGAGGGTTGCCAGATTTTATGAAGTTGAAAATAGTCGAGCCTTTAAAGCTTTTATTTAAAGATGAAGTGAGACGTGTAGGTGCTTCCATGGGAATGGATAAAAACCTTTTAGGACGTCACCCATTTCCAGGTCCTGGATTAGCTATTCGTATTTTAGGAGATCTAACCAGAGAGAAAGTTCGTATATTACAAGAGGTTGATGCCATTTTTATTAATAATTTGAAATCTTGGGAACTTTACGATCAAGTATGGCAAGCTGGCGCTATGTTGCTGCCTGTAAATAGTGTTGGTGTTATGGGCGACGAACGTACTTACGAGAAATGCGTAGCATTACGTGCCGTAGAAAGCACGGATGGTATGACAGCAGATTGGGTGAATTTACCTTATGAGTTTTTACAAAAAACTTCAAATGAGATAATAAATAAAGTTAAAGGCGTTAATAGAGTAGTATACGATATTAGCTCTAAACCGCCAGCAACTATCGAATGGGAATAATTAAAAAATAAGCATTATTATATGAGACAATTTCTTTATCTATTGACTTTCTTTTTATTATTAAGCTGTGGTGTGTCGACAACGCAAGCTCAAAATTATAAAACACATAAAGTACAACAAGGAGAAACCATCGAGGAGATTGCGAAAACATATAAGGTTACACCATTTGATATTTATTCCTTGAATCCTGATGCCAAAAAAGGCCTCGAGGTAAATAGTGTTTTAATTATTCCAAACTCTAGAATTTCAACTGGCAATAATACTGGAGCTACCAAAGAATTAATTGGTTTTAAAGAACATAAAACAAGACGAAAAGAAACACTCTATAGTATTTCTAAAGCTTATAACCTTGAAATAGATGACATTAAAAAGCATAATACATTTTTATATGCTAATAATTTAAGAAAAGGTGATAAGTTAAAAATCCCTGTTTATAAAACTGTTAAAGATAATACTACAACACCAAAAGAGGAGGCAGCCAATAACTCTAAAACCAGAGATTATACCGTATTGCCTAAAGAAGGAAAGTGGCGTATAGCTTATAAGTTTGGAATAACAATAGCCGATCTTGAAGCACTTAACCCGGAAATGGGAGAGGTGTTAGATGAAGGGCAAGTAATACAAGTGCCTAATCTAGCTTTAGAAGATGAAAAAGAAATAGATCATCGTTATTCCTATTATACCGTTCAGCCTAAAGAAGGATTTTATAGAT carries:
- the guaA gene encoding glutamine-hydrolyzing GMP synthase; the protein is MQHNNVLILDFGSQYTQLIARRVRELNIYCEIHPYNKIPNHLENYHAVILSGSPFSVRAENAPHPDLSNIRGKKPMLAVCYGAQYLAHFSGGEVAPSNTREYGRANLSFVKEDDLFNGISKGSQVWMSHSDTIKALPTNGELLASTHDVENAAYKINGEKTYALQFHPEVYHSTDGKQLLENFLVNIAGVKQDWTPQSFVEETVDELKSKLGNDKVVLGLSGGVDSSVAAMLLHKAIGENLYCIFVNNGLLRKNEFTDVLKQYEGMGLNVKGVDASARFLDALEGVSDPEKKRKIIGRVFIEVFDDEAHAIKDVKWLAQGTIYPDVIESVSATGGPSATIKSHHNVGGLPDFMKLKIVEPLKLLFKDEVRRVGASMGMDKNLLGRHPFPGPGLAIRILGDLTREKVRILQEVDAIFINNLKSWELYDQVWQAGAMLLPVNSVGVMGDERTYEKCVALRAVESTDGMTADWVNLPYEFLQKTSNEIINKVKGVNRVVYDISSKPPATIEWE
- the bshC gene encoding bacillithiol biosynthesis cysteine-adding enzyme BshC, producing the protein MPTDCIPFKDTNYFSKLICDYLEEKEELKTFYGEYPSIENFKKQIKLKEHQFNREVRLVLTKSLKKQYAKVDISAKTEANIKLLESDKTFTVTTGHQLNLFTGPLYFLYKIISTINLCKELKKAYPNYNFVPVYWMATEDHDFDEINYFNFEGKKIQWKRSSSGAVGKLDLSGLEGVYKMFSKQLNKSNNAKHILNLFENAYLNHNNLTQATRFLANELFKEYGLVIVDGDDKALKQLLVPFIKDELLHQKGFKEVNQTSDALNNLSDDYKIQVTPREINLFYIKDNIRERIVEVNGEYTVLETSINWTKEALLKEVESYPERFSPNVILRPLYQEVILPNLCYIGGGGELAYWLQLKSNFETQNVVFPLLLLRNSALLITEKQEEKLKKLNISIEDLFLKQSDLITKVTKRVSRIDIDFSAQKKHLEQQFKDLYKLAEQTDKSFLGAVGAQERKQIKGLEHLEKRLLKAQKRKLSDILSRVELLQNELFPNQSLQERQVNFSEFYLEHGDQLIQQLVLNLQPLKSEFLILKLE
- the katG gene encoding catalase/peroxidase HPI, translated to MGGNNQHSNGEGKCPFSGAAPKHAVGGTKNKDWWPNQLKVSILRQNSTLSNPMDKDFNYAEAFQKLDYQALKKDLNDLMTDSQEWWPADFGHYGGLFIRMAWHSAGTYRIGDGRGGAGAGQQRFAPLNSWPDNANLDKARRLLWPIKQKYGKNISWADLMVLAGNVALESMGFKTFGFAGGREDVWEPEEDVYWGSETEWLDDKRYSGERDLEDPLAAVVMGLIYVDPEGPNGNGDPVSAAVDIRETFKRMAMNDEETVALIAGGHSFGKTHGMADPSKYVGPEPEAASMETQGFGWMSSFNTGKGKDAITGGPEVTWTQTPTQWSNLFFKNLFEYEWEKTKSPAGAIQWVAKDAEASIPDAFDGSKKHKPTMLTTDLSLRFDLEYEKISRRFYENPDEFADAFAKAWYKLTHRDMGPTSRYLGPEVPNEELIWQDPIPVVNHELVSTEDITNLKEKITNTGLSVSDLVSTAWASASTFRGSDKRGGANGARVRLAPQKDWEVNNPKTLSKVLSVLESIQNEFNTSNGNKKVSLADLIVLAGNVGVENAAKKARFNVNVSFAPGRMDASLEETDVEAFEYLEPAADGFRNYRKTKFPVSTEELLIDKANLLTLTAPEMTVLVGGMRVMEANYDNSKHGVFTNTPGALTNDFFVNLLDMSTEWKSTSEDEETFEGRDRKSGAVKWTGTRADLVFGSNSELRALAEVYASNDSKEKFVHDFVSAWEKVMELDRFDLKQ